CCGCCCACCCGATCAGCACCGGGGCCGCCCCGCAGGCGCCACCCCAGAAGGTGTTCGTCGGGGTGGACCGCTTGAGCCACAGGGTGTAGACGAGGTCGTAGTAGGCGATCGCCGCGAGGGTCAGCCCGGCGGCCAGCAGGTTGGTGAACGCCGCCATCAGGGCGACCGACACCACCGCGAGCACCAGACCGAAGATCAGCGCGTTCCGTGGCGACACGGTGTGCGCCGGCAGCGGCCGACGCTTGGTACGCCGCATCAACTGGTCGATGTCCCGGTCGATGTAGCAGTTGAGCACGCTGGCCGCGCCCGCGGCGAGCGAGCCACCGATCAGCACGACGGCCATCAGCCACAGCGACGGGAGCCCACGCTCGGCGAGCATCATCGCCGGGATGGTGGTGACCAGCAGCAGTTCGACGATCCGCGGCTTGGTGAGCGCCACGTACGCCAGGAGGACCGCGCGTACGTCCCGCCGGGCCACCGGACCCTCGGCAGCCCGGGCCGGGTGCCCGGCCGGGCTGCTCGCGGGGCGCTCGGTGATCATGCTCACGGATTGCCACCTTCCGGCATCGGCACGGGGAGATCGGATCGGCCCGGACCGCTCGGGTCCGCATACCGACCCACACACTACGCGTTGTCGTTTTGGCTGCCCGGCCGACCCGACAACGGTGCGGGCCGTCACACCACCGGGTTGAACCGGGCATTCGAATGGTCACGTAGCGCACACCATGCAGAGATCCCTGGGCGCACGTTTAGGGACGCTCGATAGGGTCACCAATGAGGGTTCCGCCCATCTGCCGAGGAGCACAACCATCGTGGCTGCCAAACGACCCGAGCACTCCGCACTGAACTGGTCCGACCTCGATCGCCGGGCCGTAGATACCGTCCGCGTGCTGGCTATGGATGCCGTGGAGAAATCCGGCAACGGCCACCCGGGCACCGCGATGAGCCTCGCGCCCGCGGCGTACCTCCTCTTCAACCGCGTCATGCGGCACAATCCGGCCGACCCGAACTGGGGCGGCCGCGACCGGTTCGTGCTCTCCGCCGGGCACTCCAGCCTGACTCTCTACATCCAGCTGTTCCTGTCCGGCTACCCGCTGAGCCTGGACGACCTGAAGTCGCTGCGGCAGTGGGGTTCGCAGACTCCGGGTCACCCCGAGCACGGGCACACCCCGGGCGTGGAGACCACCACCGGGCCGCTCGGGCAGGGCCTGGGCAACGCGGTCGGCATGGCCATGGCGACCCGCCGCGAGCGCGGCCTGTTCGACCCGGAGGCCGAGCCGGGCGCGTCGGTCTTCGACCACAACATCTGGTGCATCGTCTCCGACGGTGACATCGAGGAGGGCATCAGCCACGAGGCCAGCGCCCTCGCCGGGCACCAGCAGCTGGGCAACCTCACGGTGATCTACGACGACAACGAGATCTCCATCGAGGACGACACCCGGATCGCCAAGAGCGAGGACGTGGCCGCCCGCTACGAGGCGTACGGCTGGCACGTGCAGACCGTCGACTGGCGTCTCGGCGACGCCGACCAGGGCGACTACCACGAGGACGCCGAGGCGCTGTACGCGGCGCTGGTGGCCGCCAAGGCGGAGACCGGCCGCCCCTCCTTCATCGCGCTGCGCACCATCATCGGCTGGCCCGCGCCCAACAAGCAGAACACCGGCAAGATCCACGGTTCGGCGCTCGGCGCCGACGAGGT
The nucleotide sequence above comes from Micromonospora luteifusca. Encoded proteins:
- a CDS encoding heme o synthase, which produces MSMITERPASSPAGHPARAAEGPVARRDVRAVLLAYVALTKPRIVELLLVTTIPAMMLAERGLPSLWLMAVVLIGGSLAAGAASVLNCYIDRDIDQLMRRTKRRPLPAHTVSPRNALIFGLVLAVVSVALMAAFTNLLAAGLTLAAIAYYDLVYTLWLKRSTPTNTFWGGACGAAPVLIGWAAVTGSLAPAAWGLFAVVFFWQMPHFYPLAMKYKDDYARAGIPMLPVVASTRRVNAEILIFAWLTVLTSLAVWPLGLSAIYGVPTLVVGAIFVVEAHRLCRRATRGEAVKPMRLFHWSTTYLTIVFVAVALDALI